The following proteins are encoded in a genomic region of Chloracidobacterium sp.:
- a CDS encoding DUF2520 domain-containing protein, which yields MPSVTIVGPGRVGLALAGAIASTQFELEHLIGRRADPQNRVETPESLTSIGSDVILITVSDDAIESVARMLASCVTPGTIALHCSGALSSEVLDALAAVGCNTGSMHPLISVTAQTEPTVFRNAAFCVEGDERAVSTADALIEALGGYSFTIKTEAKTIYHAAAVAASGHLTALLELSFSMMGKAGVDDPMLILRPLVERTIRNIWEKGTVNALTGPFARGDISILRREIDHLECDLSRNEFAVFLGLAALSLELAARGGLAKERGRGMLDLIEMAKRSSGL from the coding sequence ATGCCAAGCGTAACGATAGTTGGGCCGGGCCGCGTTGGGCTTGCTCTTGCCGGAGCGATAGCCTCGACTCAATTCGAGCTCGAACATCTGATCGGCCGGCGTGCCGACCCGCAAAACCGCGTGGAGACACCGGAAAGCTTGACCTCTATCGGGTCCGACGTCATTCTGATCACGGTTTCTGACGACGCTATTGAGTCTGTCGCACGAATGCTTGCGTCATGCGTTACGCCGGGAACTATCGCTTTGCATTGTTCCGGTGCGCTATCGTCGGAGGTATTGGATGCTCTTGCCGCAGTCGGCTGCAATACCGGCTCGATGCACCCATTGATCTCGGTAACTGCTCAGACCGAACCAACAGTATTCCGCAACGCGGCTTTCTGTGTTGAGGGCGACGAAAGGGCGGTGAGTACAGCAGATGCCTTGATCGAAGCGCTCGGCGGCTATTCGTTCACTATCAAGACCGAGGCAAAGACGATCTATCATGCTGCGGCGGTCGCAGCATCGGGGCATCTGACGGCGTTGCTGGAATTGTCATTTTCGATGATGGGGAAGGCGGGTGTTGATGATCCGATGTTGATACTGCGTCCTCTGGTCGAGAGGACGATCCGCAATATTTGGGAGAAAGGTACAGTAAATGCATTGACCGGGCCGTTCGCGCGCGGTGACATCAGCATTTTGAGGCGTGAGATCGATCATTTGGAGTGCGATCTGTCGCGAAATGAGTTCGCGGTGTTCCTTGGTCTCGCGGCCCTTTCATTGGAGCTTGCCGCCCGCGGAGGCCTCGCAAAAGAGCGAGGGCGCGGAATGCTCGACCTAATCGAAATGGCAAAAAGGTCAAGTGGATTGTAA
- a CDS encoding transcriptional repressor translates to MAARKSKDRFEQERSIFREYIRSLGLRRTSQRELIMEIFLKTEEHLTIDALHWLVQKEDASIGHTTVYRTLKLLTEAGLAREVHFGDNRTYYEHHFNHAHHDHLICTECGTVVEFVSPEIEDLQDQVAEAHGFRPTHHSLRLWGICGDCRKAEVKATVTPPGAQPRVKVRSSIGH, encoded by the coding sequence ATGGCGGCACGGAAGTCAAAAGATCGATTTGAGCAGGAGCGGAGTATTTTTCGAGAGTACATTCGTTCGCTGGGACTTCGCCGCACGAGTCAGCGTGAGCTGATAATGGAGATATTCCTTAAGACAGAGGAGCATCTGACAATAGATGCTTTGCATTGGCTGGTTCAGAAGGAAGATGCCTCGATAGGCCACACGACCGTTTACAGAACGTTGAAACTCCTTACCGAGGCGGGCCTTGCGAGGGAAGTTCATTTTGGTGATAACCGCACATATTACGAACATCACTTCAATCATGCACATCACGACCACTTGATCTGCACCGAATGCGGAACGGTCGTTGAATTTGTCTCGCCTGAGATCGAGGATCTTCAGGATCAGGTAGCGGAGGCCCATGGCTTTAGGCCGACACATCACAGTTTACGTCTGTGGGGAATTTGCGGGGATTGCCGCAAAGCCGAGGTGAAAGCGACCGTTACCCCGCCCGGAGCTCAGCCGCGTGTGAAAGTTCGGTCATCGATCGGCCATTAA
- a CDS encoding mechanosensitive ion channel, translated as MAFTLIYKKAISTGTVIAFAGSLLILGAIFHTALREIFTATMSAGVFETVVKVARIILSMVIVIAIVRFLAFLLQQAAAKRSAGAEATSLLKTVLSIIVYIIAFFVIFQTQYPDVSLAPLFTGSTILGIVVGLALQDTLGNLFAGIAMQADQPFQLGDMLTIPNRGSGVVESISWRGVKLRTLQNKLYVISNSVLGKESFEVAPRNNLNARVITFTAPYGVSPAKVTQVVRDAIRGAENVSPAKPPVIRIQDLADSWIVWEVKVWLEDYIRFSDTDALIRERVLYAFQREGIDFPFPTRIIYNQANAVEETPEKAADAASDRLRRIPIFGPLSESEIDRLAAASKNHIYARGEVIVRSGTEGNSMFVISRGRIAVQVVDNGKRKTVNELIENDFFGEMSLLTGQPRTADIVALAETEVIQIRRSALKPILEQNPLLVQSITDIIAERKEMLQEMASGSDPDPVESKKGMLRSIRKLFGLRSA; from the coding sequence ATGGCGTTCACCCTGATCTACAAAAAAGCTATTTCGACGGGTACTGTAATTGCATTCGCCGGTTCATTGCTCATTCTGGGAGCAATATTTCATACGGCGCTGCGCGAGATCTTCACTGCGACGATGTCCGCCGGCGTTTTTGAAACGGTGGTCAAGGTCGCGAGGATCATCCTATCGATGGTGATCGTCATCGCGATCGTAAGATTCCTTGCATTTCTCCTTCAGCAAGCAGCCGCCAAGCGTTCCGCAGGCGCTGAGGCAACGTCGCTGCTGAAGACCGTTCTCTCGATAATCGTTTACATAATCGCGTTCTTTGTGATCTTTCAGACGCAATACCCTGATGTATCGCTTGCGCCCCTCTTTACAGGTTCGACGATACTCGGTATAGTCGTCGGCCTTGCTCTGCAGGATACGCTCGGGAATTTGTTCGCGGGCATTGCGATGCAGGCGGACCAGCCATTTCAGCTCGGCGATATGCTTACCATTCCTAATCGCGGTTCGGGCGTCGTTGAGAGCATTTCATGGCGCGGCGTAAAATTGCGCACCCTTCAAAATAAACTATATGTGATCAGCAACTCCGTTCTTGGAAAAGAAAGTTTCGAGGTAGCACCCAGGAATAATTTGAACGCCCGCGTAATAACGTTCACTGCTCCTTACGGCGTTTCGCCGGCAAAAGTAACGCAGGTCGTTCGTGATGCCATTCGCGGTGCCGAAAATGTCTCGCCCGCAAAGCCGCCTGTGATCCGCATTCAAGACCTTGCCGACAGCTGGATAGTATGGGAGGTTAAGGTTTGGCTCGAAGACTATATTCGTTTCAGTGACACTGACGCGTTGATCCGTGAAAGGGTACTTTATGCGTTCCAGCGTGAAGGCATCGACTTTCCTTTCCCAACGCGCATCATCTATAACCAAGCCAATGCCGTTGAAGAAACTCCGGAAAAAGCCGCAGATGCGGCAAGTGATCGCCTTCGACGCATCCCGATCTTTGGCCCGCTCTCCGAAAGTGAGATCGACCGGCTTGCTGCTGCTTCAAAGAATCATATCTACGCGCGCGGCGAGGTCATCGTCCGCTCAGGCACCGAAGGAAACTCTATGTTCGTGATCAGCCGCGGCCGCATCGCCGTTCAGGTGGTTGATAACGGTAAAAGAAAGACGGTAAACGAACTTATTGAGAATGACTTCTTTGGTGAAATGAGTCTTCTTACCGGCCAGCCCCGGACCGCTGATATTGTTGCGTTAGCCGAAACTGAGGTGATCCAGATACGGCGTTCGGCCCTGAAACCCATTCTCGAGCAGAATCCTCTTCTCGTTCAATCTATCACCGATATCATCGCCGAACGAAAAGAGATGCTTCAAGAAATGGCATCAGGATCGGATCCCGATCCGGTCGAGTCCAAGAAAGGGATGCTTCGGTCTATCAGGAAACTTTTCGGATTGCGCTCGGCATAA
- a CDS encoding divalent metal cation transporter, giving the protein MNVARFFPKKFAQSLRRGTSRIRRSLQEYRLYSYLAVLGPGLIAAAAGDEVSGIATYSSAGADYGYTLLWTFVPMTIFFIVAQEMCVRMGVVTGQGLADLIREQFGVRWTALVMLALLFANFGIIIAEFIGIAQASMIFGIPSYLTVPLTAIGIWWLVVRGTPKRVEKVFLLMSLVFLAYVIAAFAAKPDWGTIGQEMLRPTFHLDSGYLFTVMALIGTTITPFMQIYVQSGVVEKGLDKEDLGLARADAIVGVIFANLIAAFILISTAATLHSRGVHIETAADAAQALVPVVGQFAEYLFGVGLFGAAMLAMGVLPLATAYSLSEALGFEKGISRSFREAPIFLGIFTALIILGAVVALIPNVPQFKLLLWTQCINGLLLPVLLIAIVLLANRSDLMGEYRNRFIHNVFAFGTTSVVSILSLLLIGKTLADMF; this is encoded by the coding sequence ATGAACGTGGCACGCTTTTTTCCGAAAAAGTTCGCGCAAAGTCTGCGCCGTGGCACGTCGCGCATCCGTCGCTCCCTTCAAGAGTATAGGCTTTACTCATATCTTGCCGTTCTGGGCCCCGGCCTCATCGCCGCCGCGGCCGGTGATGAGGTAAGCGGCATTGCGACCTATTCGTCCGCCGGTGCCGATTACGGTTATACGCTTCTGTGGACATTCGTCCCGATGACGATCTTCTTCATCGTTGCACAGGAAATGTGCGTCCGAATGGGTGTCGTGACCGGGCAAGGCCTTGCAGATCTGATCCGCGAACAATTCGGCGTCAGATGGACGGCTCTGGTGATGCTTGCATTGTTGTTCGCCAATTTCGGCATAATAATCGCCGAATTTATCGGTATAGCACAAGCCTCGATGATCTTCGGGATCCCGAGCTACCTGACCGTTCCGCTGACAGCGATAGGAATTTGGTGGCTGGTTGTTCGCGGAACCCCAAAACGTGTAGAGAAGGTCTTTCTCTTGATGTCTCTCGTATTTTTAGCGTATGTGATCGCCGCATTCGCTGCCAAGCCCGATTGGGGCACGATAGGGCAAGAGATGCTTCGGCCGACCTTTCACCTTGATTCAGGTTACCTGTTCACTGTCATGGCACTGATCGGAACGACCATTACGCCCTTTATGCAGATCTATGTCCAAAGCGGCGTTGTCGAGAAAGGCCTCGATAAAGAAGACCTCGGCCTGGCAAGGGCCGATGCTATCGTCGGAGTCATTTTCGCGAATCTGATCGCGGCGTTCATCCTGATCTCGACCGCCGCGACGCTTCATAGCCGCGGAGTTCATATCGAAACGGCGGCAGATGCGGCACAGGCTCTCGTTCCCGTGGTCGGACAGTTTGCCGAATATCTATTCGGCGTCGGGCTTTTTGGTGCAGCGATGCTTGCAATGGGCGTGCTTCCGCTTGCTACGGCGTACAGCCTCAGCGAAGCCCTGGGATTTGAGAAGGGTATCTCACGATCATTTCGGGAGGCTCCGATCTTTCTCGGCATTTTTACGGCACTGATAATCCTCGGAGCCGTTGTCGCTCTCATTCCGAACGTGCCGCAGTTCAAACTTCTGCTTTGGACGCAATGCATAAACGGCCTTCTCCTGCCTGTTTTGCTTATTGCGATCGTACTTCTCGCAAACAGGAGCGACCTTATGGGTGAATACCGCAACCGCTTTATTCACAACGTCTTCGCCTTTGGAACGACAAGTGTCGTCTCGATATTGTCGCTGTTGTTGATTGGCAAGACACTTGCTGATATGTTTTAG
- the ggt gene encoding gamma-glutamyltransferase, translated as MQMKIRALTGIAILTIAVGVRAASPAPVRGQHAIVTSQHELASAIGVDILKKGGNAVDAAIAVGIALAVVYPEAGNIGGGGFMLIRDAKGATHAIDYREMAPAAATRDLFIDGNGNLIIGEGGSTVGYRASGVPGTLAGFELAFRKYGSGRVSWQELVEPARKLARDGFVLSDRLARLFISYKDTLAKYPESRRIFLRDGEYFKEGDVLRQPELALTLARIGQFGAREFYTGETARAIAADMKANGGLITLEDLKNYTAKEREPLKGTYRGYDIISMPPPSSGGIVLLETLNMLEKFDLKPLGYNSAAKYHLIAEVERRAFADRAEYMGDPDFSDVPTAGLTDKKYAVSRGEDIDPLRASDSRKIGAGRVAGHESNDTTHFTVIDKDGSVVTNTYTINDLYGSRVTIKGTGILMNDEMDDFAAQPGKANMFGLIQGERNKVEGRKRPLSSMTPTIVLKKDGSVWFALGARGGPRIISAVLQTVVNVIDHGLDIQAAIDAPRIHHQWMPDDLLFEPEISTDTQKVLSAFGHKLTGPGYVASGTAIMIDDKGVRLGAVDSRGDGCALGY; from the coding sequence ATGCAAATGAAGATAAGAGCACTCACCGGCATTGCAATACTGACTATTGCGGTTGGCGTACGTGCGGCATCGCCCGCACCCGTTCGCGGCCAGCATGCGATCGTCACATCGCAGCATGAACTCGCATCGGCGATCGGTGTGGATATTCTGAAAAAGGGCGGGAACGCTGTTGATGCGGCGATCGCGGTCGGCATCGCTCTTGCCGTGGTATATCCCGAGGCCGGCAACATCGGCGGCGGCGGTTTCATGCTTATTCGCGATGCCAAAGGGGCAACCCACGCGATCGACTACCGTGAAATGGCACCCGCCGCGGCGACCCGCGATCTTTTCATCGATGGCAACGGCAACTTGATAATCGGCGAGGGCGGATCGACGGTAGGATATCGTGCATCAGGTGTGCCGGGAACTCTTGCGGGTTTTGAACTTGCCTTTCGCAAATACGGATCGGGCCGCGTGTCTTGGCAGGAGCTTGTCGAGCCGGCACGCAAGCTTGCCCGCGACGGATTTGTTTTAAGCGACAGGCTTGCTCGGCTCTTCATCTCATACAAGGACACGCTTGCGAAATATCCGGAAAGCCGCCGCATCTTCCTGCGCGACGGCGAGTACTTCAAAGAAGGCGATGTTTTGCGGCAGCCCGAACTCGCTCTTACGCTGGCGCGGATCGGGCAGTTCGGTGCCCGTGAGTTCTATACCGGCGAGACCGCAAGGGCGATCGCCGCCGACATGAAGGCGAACGGCGGGTTGATAACACTGGAAGACCTCAAGAATTACACCGCCAAAGAGCGCGAACCGCTCAAAGGTACATATCGCGGATATGACATCATATCGATGCCGCCGCCGAGTTCGGGCGGCATTGTGCTGCTTGAAACGCTGAATATGCTTGAAAAATTCGATCTCAAGCCCCTCGGTTATAATTCCGCGGCTAAGTATCACCTGATCGCGGAAGTCGAACGCCGGGCATTTGCCGATCGAGCGGAATATATGGGTGACCCCGACTTTTCGGATGTCCCGACGGCAGGCTTGACCGACAAGAAGTACGCGGTTAGCCGAGGCGAGGATATCGACCCTCTTCGTGCTTCGGACAGCCGCAAGATAGGAGCAGGCCGCGTTGCGGGGCATGAATCGAACGACACTACACACTTTACCGTAATCGATAAGGACGGATCTGTCGTTACCAATACCTACACCATCAACGATCTTTACGGCTCCCGTGTAACGATCAAGGGAACCGGCATCCTGATGAATGATGAGATGGATGATTTTGCCGCGCAACCCGGAAAGGCGAATATGTTCGGGCTTATCCAAGGCGAACGCAACAAAGTGGAAGGTAGAAAGAGGCCTCTTTCGTCAATGACACCGACGATCGTTCTGAAGAAGGACGGCTCGGTCTGGTTCGCTCTCGGTGCACGCGGCGGCCCGCGCATCATCTCAGCTGTTCTGCAGACGGTTGTGAATGTTATCGATCACGGCCTCGATATTCAGGCCGCGATCGATGCACCGCGTATCCATCATCAGTGGATGCCGGACGATCTTTTGTTCGAACCGGAGATATCAACCGATACGCAAAAGGTGCTTTCGGCGTTCGGCCACAAACTCACCGGGCCGGGCTATGTCGCGTCGGGAACTGCAATAATGATAGACGATAAGGGTGTTCGTCTGGGTGCGGTCGATTCGCGGGGTGACGGCTGTGCGTTGGGCTATTGA
- a CDS encoding YbjQ family protein — translation MIVTTGFEIEGRQIAEYQGVVRGIVVRATGIGRGIIGGLKSLAGGNIEEWAHVCEHARMEAFNRMVAHAHEIGADAVIGMRYDATEFSQAATEVLAYGTAVKLR, via the coding sequence ATGATAGTTACGACCGGATTCGAAATAGAAGGGCGACAGATCGCTGAATATCAGGGAGTTGTTCGCGGGATAGTAGTACGCGCGACCGGCATCGGCCGCGGCATAATAGGCGGCCTTAAGTCGTTAGCGGGCGGCAATATCGAGGAATGGGCTCATGTCTGCGAGCACGCCCGAATGGAGGCATTCAATCGAATGGTTGCTCACGCTCATGAAATAGGTGCCGATGCAGTGATCGGTATGCGCTACGACGCCACCGAGTTTTCGCAGGCTGCGACGGAAGTACTTGCGTACGGCACGGCGGTCAAACTTCGCTGA